From Algoriphagus sp. NG3, the proteins below share one genomic window:
- a CDS encoding glycosyltransferase, protein MLKSRNFIRFIIVVALLSLLVFLYGFIKEVGIGHLTLYILLTTALMFKIIKILFEWYHYAGIPASEPTKAISKINLSVDMLTTACPGEPYEMIEETLRAMVAVKYPHQNYLCDEGNDPILRQLCKNLGVIHVTRDTHENAKAGNINNALTQAKGEICVILDPDHAPFPDFLDHVLSFFEDPKVGYVQVVQAYKNQVETFVARAAAEQTYNFYGPFMQSMGKFGTAQAIGANCTFRREALDSIGGHAPGLTEDMHTSMLLHANGWKSVYVPKILSRGLVPTSLSAYYSQQLKWSRGTFDLWFNLFPKLFRKFTWKQKIHYGLMPVYYLFGLIALIDITVPIISLLSGEYPWLLDPLIFYYYFVPFMICHLLVRLYAQRWLHDSHEQGLHVFGGLLRVGSWWIYILGFIYTLLNIKVPYIPTPKEHTSKNEFLLGLPNLVVAALSIAAAVYGLNQDWQPYSFMMAAFAISNGIIFFLAFAIGQSRWVFAFRNLWKEGRAKKPIAKLDISYHHFSKITAPIIIICLIVSSFFLIQLPSDSNSGEMEKTLNKINIGGFYTGIQLPTTRKESGLESIFVAEKEVDHSWSVISSSLLWSSDPLPTALWQSIIEHGAIPMITWEPRTNLFDEYKDHPDLSQNKRVFRHISEGYFDDYIDQMAVSIRSLGFPVFLRFAHEMDNPKHPWSTTGGNLPEDFVAAWRYIHDRFEILGVQNVTWVWNPWEPSAIETYFPSGKAYPESRYVDWIGISCFNYGTVGPDGRWKSFEELYQPLQKRIQELGIDLPIMISELGSTSYGGDAISWNKNVLKEIQDKHPEILSAVLYYQNPDSSHFEKENSQEMDWTYEYSSISDVLSNFDTPRLAIFQQAQKETKDHQNRLVRGGFGNFSLEVDGKQFYMKGICYSAGDEWREGFLPLSRKQLEHDFKQIKEMGANTIRRYEPSIYDRNILKIAEENDLKVMYGFWFDPAIDYYGDEDAVKAYEKKVLNYVRKYKNEKSIVAWNIGNETWGLLKKNFEKPYLTLTRRAYLNFLERLAQKIHQLDPSRPVFSTEEHEYYQMASTLHEMATYAPSLDVIGVNSYYKESIQGLKEEITKFDTLRPYVVTEFGPKGYWSQEFGDYKDDNLLIELSSLSKAKWYDVQWKDYIEFNKGYNLGGFAFSWRDRYEGTATWFGITDYKGRLKPTYYYLQRAWLGDNLTYQEKFPEIAIVGHWYPLASGEKIWLSAATVNGYEGKLKYEWEVFDEGSWNKSTAISSTMDDNKFVEIIMPSGKSNSRVYVYATDTLGNVVTASRPLIFQ, encoded by the coding sequence ATGCTTAAATCAAGAAATTTTATACGTTTTATCATCGTTGTGGCACTTTTGTCACTTTTGGTGTTTTTGTATGGATTTATTAAGGAGGTTGGGATTGGTCACCTGACGCTTTATATTTTGTTGACAACGGCATTGATGTTTAAGATCATAAAGATTCTTTTTGAGTGGTATCATTATGCTGGAATCCCAGCATCAGAACCTACTAAAGCAATTTCAAAAATTAACCTAAGCGTGGATATGTTGACAACAGCTTGTCCCGGGGAGCCCTATGAAATGATTGAAGAGACCTTAAGGGCTATGGTTGCCGTAAAATACCCTCATCAAAATTACCTTTGTGATGAAGGCAATGATCCTATTTTGCGACAACTTTGCAAGAATTTGGGAGTAATTCATGTAACCAGAGATACACATGAAAATGCAAAGGCTGGAAATATCAACAATGCATTGACTCAGGCAAAAGGGGAAATCTGTGTCATACTTGATCCAGACCATGCGCCATTTCCGGATTTTTTAGATCATGTTCTTTCGTTTTTTGAAGATCCAAAAGTCGGATATGTACAAGTAGTGCAAGCTTACAAAAATCAGGTGGAAACTTTTGTAGCCAGGGCAGCTGCCGAGCAAACCTATAATTTTTATGGCCCCTTCATGCAGTCTATGGGGAAATTTGGAACCGCACAAGCAATAGGGGCAAATTGTACTTTTCGCAGAGAAGCGTTGGATTCCATTGGGGGGCATGCCCCCGGATTAACCGAGGACATGCATACTTCGATGCTACTTCACGCAAATGGCTGGAAATCAGTTTATGTGCCAAAAATTTTGTCGAGAGGTTTGGTGCCAACTAGTCTTTCTGCCTACTATAGTCAGCAATTGAAGTGGAGCCGGGGAACTTTTGATCTTTGGTTTAACCTTTTTCCAAAACTCTTTAGGAAATTTACATGGAAGCAGAAAATCCATTATGGCTTGATGCCAGTATATTATTTGTTTGGTCTAATTGCTTTAATTGACATAACTGTTCCTATAATTTCTTTATTGTCGGGGGAGTATCCATGGTTGCTGGATCCTCTTATTTTCTATTATTATTTTGTCCCATTTATGATTTGTCATCTTTTGGTTAGGCTTTACGCTCAAAGGTGGCTCCATGATTCCCATGAACAGGGACTTCACGTATTTGGGGGGCTTCTCAGGGTTGGAAGCTGGTGGATTTATATTCTTGGTTTTATTTATACTTTGTTGAACATCAAAGTGCCTTATATTCCCACTCCTAAGGAACATACTTCAAAAAATGAATTTCTGTTGGGACTTCCCAATCTGGTAGTTGCCGCACTTAGTATTGCCGCAGCTGTATATGGGTTAAATCAAGACTGGCAACCTTATAGCTTTATGATGGCAGCCTTTGCTATATCCAATGGAATTATCTTTTTTCTTGCATTTGCCATTGGCCAATCCCGTTGGGTATTTGCCTTCAGAAATTTATGGAAAGAAGGGAGGGCAAAAAAACCAATTGCAAAATTGGATATTTCATATCATCATTTCAGTAAGATAACGGCTCCTATAATTATTATATGTTTAATCGTTTCTTCTTTTTTTCTGATCCAGCTTCCATCGGATTCAAATTCAGGAGAAATGGAGAAAACGTTGAACAAAATAAATATTGGAGGATTTTATACAGGGATTCAGTTACCTACAACACGTAAAGAATCTGGTCTAGAGAGCATTTTCGTAGCTGAAAAGGAAGTTGATCATTCTTGGTCCGTCATTTCTTCATCACTTCTATGGAGCTCAGACCCTCTTCCCACAGCTCTTTGGCAAAGTATAATTGAGCATGGGGCAATCCCTATGATTACCTGGGAGCCAAGGACGAATTTGTTTGATGAGTACAAAGATCATCCAGATTTAAGCCAAAACAAAAGAGTGTTCCGCCATATTAGCGAGGGATATTTTGATGATTATATTGATCAAATGGCTGTTTCGATTCGATCCTTGGGATTTCCGGTTTTCCTGCGTTTTGCACATGAAATGGATAACCCAAAACATCCTTGGTCAACAACAGGAGGAAATTTGCCTGAAGATTTTGTTGCTGCTTGGAGGTATATCCATGATCGATTTGAAATTCTGGGTGTTCAAAACGTTACCTGGGTTTGGAACCCTTGGGAACCTTCTGCCATAGAAACCTATTTCCCCAGTGGCAAGGCCTATCCAGAAAGCAGGTATGTGGACTGGATCGGAATTTCTTGCTTTAATTATGGTACTGTTGGGCCAGATGGACGCTGGAAAAGTTTTGAGGAATTATATCAACCCTTACAAAAAAGGATCCAAGAATTGGGAATCGATCTTCCTATCATGATTTCAGAACTGGGTTCAACCTCCTATGGTGGAGATGCAATAAGCTGGAATAAAAATGTACTGAAAGAGATACAAGATAAACATCCTGAAATACTGTCTGCGGTTCTTTATTATCAAAATCCTGATTCATCTCATTTTGAGAAAGAGAATAGCCAAGAAATGGATTGGACTTACGAGTATTCTTCCATTTCGGATGTACTTTCCAACTTTGACACTCCGCGTTTAGCTATTTTTCAACAAGCACAAAAAGAGACTAAAGACCACCAGAATAGATTGGTTAGGGGGGGCTTTGGGAATTTTTCATTGGAAGTGGATGGTAAGCAATTTTATATGAAGGGAATCTGTTACAGTGCCGGGGATGAGTGGAGAGAGGGTTTTTTACCCCTTTCAAGAAAGCAGCTGGAACATGATTTTAAACAAATCAAAGAAATGGGGGCCAATACCATTCGCAGATATGAGCCCAGTATTTATGACCGAAACATTCTGAAGATAGCAGAAGAAAATGATTTAAAGGTGATGTATGGTTTTTGGTTTGATCCCGCTATTGATTATTATGGAGATGAGGATGCGGTAAAAGCCTATGAGAAAAAAGTCTTGAATTATGTGCGCAAATATAAAAATGAAAAAAGTATTGTTGCCTGGAATATTGGGAATGAAACGTGGGGATTATTAAAAAAGAATTTTGAAAAACCCTATTTGACCCTTACACGGAGGGCTTATTTGAATTTTCTCGAAAGACTGGCTCAAAAGATTCATCAATTAGATCCAAGCAGACCGGTTTTTTCTACTGAAGAGCATGAATATTATCAAATGGCAAGCACACTTCACGAGATGGCGACCTATGCTCCTTCGCTTGATGTAATCGGAGTCAATTCTTATTATAAAGAAAGCATTCAGGGGCTGAAAGAAGAAATCACAAAATTTGATACTTTAAGACCTTATGTTGTCACAGAATTTGGCCCTAAAGGCTATTGGAGCCAGGAATTTGGAGATTATAAGGATGATAATCTTCTGATAGAGCTATCCAGTTTATCCAAGGCGAAGTGGTATGATGTCCAGTGGAAGGACTATATAGAGTTTAATAAAGGGTATAATTTGGGAGGGTTTGCCTTTAGTTGGCGCGATAGATATGAAGGCACCGCAACCTGGTTTGGAATTACTGATTATAAAGGCAGATTAAAGCCCACCTATTATTACCTGCAGAGAGCTTGGTTGGGAGACAATCTTACATATCAGGAAAAATTTCCTGAAATAGCAATAGTTGGCCATTGGTATCCACTTGCATCTGGAGAAAAAATTTGGCTTTCTGCTGCCACGGTTAATGGATATGAGGGTAAGCTTAAATATGAGTGGGAGGTATTTGATGAAGGTTCCTGGAATAAAAGTACAGCTATATCAAGTACAATGGATGATAATAAGTTTGTGGAAATTATTATGCCTTCCGGGAAGTCAAATTCCCGTGTGTATGTTTATGCTACTGATACGTTGGGAAATGTTGTGACAGCTTCCCGTCCATTGATTTTCCAGTGA
- a CDS encoding glycosyltransferase: protein MNKNRDKSIVHISFDFPDSINNNKTKAISNLINAQKEFKNIVFSLNRTANPFADFNYKKEHYGYSLNIYGLPYGIGLRIWMYFAFKKIHKLISREKINVDLIHGHKLSFEGLISRNLSQELSVPYIISVRGYTDFTAIKFSPFNRKLFLKILQKSSKVIYLTPWSKDKVQQIFSEKVSGKKSLILPNIIILNDITINTQERFPDKFVTVFNLDSYKAKNIKRTILAMNIVHKKYPQLKLDIIGGGKSAKKIQSYIDTCTFPSNFALLGPMEHKKVLTQYCKYLGFLLPSFPETFGLVFIEALYSGIPILYSRKSGVDGYFDDYQIGKKVKYDSVEDIASAIIKIYTENSTYRKSIQELKENNGFQKFSQNHITTEYSYLLQKLLN from the coding sequence ATGAATAAGAATAGAGACAAATCAATAGTGCACATAAGTTTTGACTTTCCAGATAGCATAAATAATAACAAAACAAAAGCTATTTCGAATTTAATAAATGCTCAAAAAGAATTTAAAAACATTGTGTTTTCGCTAAACAGAACAGCAAACCCATTTGCTGACTTTAATTACAAAAAAGAACATTATGGCTATTCTTTAAATATTTATGGACTCCCGTATGGAATAGGTTTAAGAATATGGATGTACTTTGCATTTAAAAAAATTCATAAACTAATTTCAAGAGAGAAGATAAACGTAGATCTTATCCATGGGCATAAACTATCTTTTGAAGGATTAATATCTAGAAATCTGTCTCAAGAATTATCAGTACCATATATCATATCCGTAAGAGGCTATACTGATTTTACAGCAATAAAATTTTCACCATTTAACAGAAAACTTTTTCTAAAAATATTACAAAAATCCAGTAAGGTAATTTACTTAACACCTTGGTCTAAAGATAAAGTTCAACAAATATTTAGTGAGAAAGTAAGTGGTAAAAAAAGCCTAATATTACCAAATATCATTATATTAAATGACATCACTATTAACACCCAAGAGAGGTTTCCAGATAAATTCGTGACTGTCTTTAATCTAGATTCGTATAAAGCAAAAAACATAAAAAGAACTATATTAGCCATGAATATTGTTCACAAGAAATATCCTCAATTAAAGCTCGATATTATAGGAGGGGGAAAGTCTGCCAAAAAAATACAATCATATATTGACACCTGTACATTCCCATCAAACTTTGCTTTATTGGGGCCTATGGAACATAAAAAAGTATTAACCCAATATTGCAAATATTTAGGCTTTTTATTACCTAGCTTTCCAGAAACTTTTGGCTTAGTCTTTATTGAAGCGCTGTATTCAGGAATCCCCATTCTATACTCAAGAAAATCCGGAGTTGATGGATATTTCGATGATTACCAAATAGGTAAAAAGGTTAAATACGATTCTGTTGAGGATATTGCAAGTGCAATTATTAAGATTTATACTGAAAATTCTACTTATCGAAAATCTATTCAAGAATTAAAGGAAAATAATGGATTTCAAAAATTTTCACAAAATCATATAACAACCGAATATTCATACCTATTACAGAAACTCCTAAATTAG
- a CDS encoding polysaccharide deacetylase family protein, with protein sequence MKDKLKKILLFYQIYKKLTRPSLKLNENGGVVITFDDKSISDWNSTHEVLLKYNWKATFCVSEIDTLSSEEIEKLKDFQEYGHEISGHGYNHVDAVKYVKKHGIDSYLDSEVLPMIESMKQKSLTVKSFAYPYGKHSKKIDASLLKYFNIVRATSYGRIPPSLHTCYFNYSSMVQGIGIDSIYKHMDEKYLMKLLSYAKEKKKILILYGHRTSKDNLNGYNVNPSVLETISKYIIDHNMKFYTLSDLHNLRVNHLKQRENA encoded by the coding sequence ATGAAAGATAAACTAAAAAAGATCCTATTATTTTATCAAATTTATAAAAAATTGACAAGACCATCATTGAAATTAAATGAGAATGGGGGAGTTGTCATCACATTTGACGACAAGTCAATTTCTGACTGGAACTCAACTCATGAAGTATTATTGAAATATAATTGGAAGGCAACATTTTGTGTTTCTGAAATTGATACTTTGAGTTCCGAAGAAATAGAAAAACTGAAAGATTTCCAGGAATATGGTCATGAAATTTCTGGTCATGGATATAACCATGTAGATGCCGTAAAATATGTAAAAAAACATGGCATTGATTCCTATCTTGATTCAGAAGTACTTCCAATGATTGAATCAATGAAACAAAAATCCTTAACAGTTAAATCATTCGCTTATCCATATGGTAAGCACAGCAAAAAAATTGATGCTTCACTACTGAAATATTTCAACATAGTTCGAGCCACTAGTTATGGCAGGATCCCTCCTTCTTTGCACACATGTTATTTTAATTATTCGTCCATGGTGCAAGGGATTGGGATCGATAGCATCTATAAACACATGGACGAAAAATACTTAATGAAATTGCTATCCTATGCTAAGGAAAAGAAAAAAATATTAATATTATATGGTCACAGAACTTCAAAGGACAATTTAAATGGCTACAATGTGAATCCTTCAGTATTAGAGACTATTTCAAAATATATCATTGATCATAATATGAAATTTTATACTTTATCTGATTTACATAATCTGAGAGTCAATCACTTAAAGCAGCGGGAAAACGCTTGA
- a CDS encoding glycosyltransferase, with translation MLISCCVNTYKRPILLKKLLLSLEKQKLEKDWKLEIIIVDNDELEQGKLVVEEFRKCSNLNIHYYTQPIKNISVTRNKGVKFAKGEIIMFIDDDGFAAEDWIFEMMKCMENYEADAVFGTVLPYYEEGVPELYIKGKFFDRLIQNTGEPATYKRTTNCLIKSVVLKQINGPFDPKDGLTGGEDSNLFEKLRVLGAKLVFCKEGIVHDHVPINRANLKWLIQRKFREGLGFTAIKLKHANRTFLTGFYYFLRAIIFLFISFVLFLVCFPFKIQRTKWLLNCISNIGHLSAFAKIEYREYE, from the coding sequence ATGCTTATATCTTGCTGTGTAAATACATATAAACGACCAATTCTATTAAAAAAACTTTTACTAAGTTTAGAGAAACAAAAGCTTGAAAAAGATTGGAAACTTGAAATAATAATCGTTGATAATGATGAACTAGAACAAGGTAAATTAGTCGTTGAAGAATTCAGAAAATGTTCCAACCTAAATATTCACTATTATACACAACCTATTAAAAATATAAGTGTAACCAGAAATAAGGGAGTGAAGTTTGCAAAAGGAGAAATCATAATGTTCATTGATGATGATGGATTTGCTGCTGAGGATTGGATTTTTGAAATGATGAAGTGTATGGAAAACTACGAAGCAGATGCGGTATTTGGAACGGTTTTGCCATATTATGAGGAGGGAGTACCTGAATTATATATAAAAGGTAAATTTTTTGATAGACTCATTCAGAATACCGGAGAACCAGCCACTTATAAGCGAACGACTAACTGTTTAATAAAAAGTGTGGTTTTGAAACAAATAAATGGACCATTTGATCCAAAAGATGGTTTGACTGGCGGAGAAGATTCAAACCTCTTTGAAAAACTACGAGTTCTAGGTGCTAAACTTGTGTTCTGTAAGGAAGGCATAGTGCATGATCACGTCCCGATAAATAGAGCGAACTTAAAATGGCTTATACAAAGGAAATTCAGAGAAGGTCTTGGATTTACTGCAATAAAGCTAAAGCATGCTAACAGGACGTTTTTAACTGGGTTTTATTATTTCCTTAGAGCAATAATATTTTTATTTATAAGTTTTGTATTGTTTTTAGTCTGTTTCCCATTCAAAATTCAACGAACGAAATGGTTATTAAATTGTATTAGCAATATTGGACATTTATCCGCATTTGCAAAAATTGAATACAGAGAGTATGAATAA
- a CDS encoding polysaccharide lyase, whose translation MKIINIVVLTSNPTLVLLVTLVSFIFQINQANFILVKVNRSMSQISGSHKTVSESNTSEWSDLEPDWMHDDFVIFKMIDFEDHQVGDYTNSQFRKDWKSNRELYQPNTSKIMSVDDKKVLGNYYPQGTWGRGGGLNQWVRISPYVSDIEEIYMTYRIKFQKEFDWGLVGKLPGFSLGPVQTVASGGDGPNIGNKGASTRMLWLENGKLCLYVYHHNMKYKYGDDMGIGSFGQLVSGIWHEVTLRIVCNDVGKENGIMQVWLDGKLVATSNKIELRTERSPQHLEEIAISTFMGGADVRFASAKDQFMFIDDIYIWKYSESYLARNPSVPYGQNLHIISDKLYNPLQIQQ comes from the coding sequence ATGAAAATTATTAATATAGTTGTTTTAACATCAAATCCCACTCTGGTTTTGCTGGTTACTTTAGTGTCTTTTATTTTCCAAATTAATCAAGCAAATTTTATCCTCGTGAAAGTTAATAGAAGTATGAGTCAGATCAGTGGTTCTCATAAAACAGTATCTGAAAGTAATACTAGTGAATGGTCAGATCTAGAACCAGATTGGATGCATGATGATTTTGTAATATTCAAAATGATAGATTTTGAGGATCATCAAGTCGGTGATTACACCAATAGTCAATTTAGAAAAGACTGGAAGTCAAATAGAGAATTGTATCAACCCAATACTTCGAAGATCATGTCCGTGGACGATAAGAAAGTATTGGGAAACTATTATCCTCAAGGGACATGGGGAAGGGGAGGAGGATTAAATCAGTGGGTTCGTATATCTCCATACGTAAGTGACATTGAAGAGATTTATATGACTTACCGTATCAAATTCCAAAAAGAATTTGATTGGGGACTTGTGGGCAAATTGCCGGGGTTTTCGTTAGGCCCGGTTCAAACTGTTGCTAGTGGGGGAGATGGGCCAAATATTGGAAACAAAGGGGCAAGCACGAGAATGTTATGGTTAGAAAATGGTAAACTATGCCTTTATGTATATCATCATAACATGAAGTATAAATATGGAGATGATATGGGAATTGGATCTTTTGGTCAATTAGTTTCAGGTATTTGGCATGAGGTCACTCTAAGGATTGTATGTAATGATGTTGGGAAAGAAAATGGTATTATGCAGGTATGGCTTGACGGTAAATTAGTGGCCACTTCGAATAAAATTGAGCTGAGGACTGAAAGAAGTCCTCAGCATCTAGAAGAAATAGCAATTTCTACTTTTATGGGTGGAGCAGATGTTCGGTTTGCCTCCGCAAAGGATCAGTTCATGTTTATAGATGATATTTATATTTGGAAATATAGTGAATCCTATCTTGCAAGAAACCCATCAGTCCCTTACGGTCAAAATTTGCATATCATTTCTGATAAATTGTATAACCCTTTGCAAATCCAACAATAA